One genomic region from Gossypium hirsutum isolate 1008001.06 chromosome D13, Gossypium_hirsutum_v2.1, whole genome shotgun sequence encodes:
- the LOC107932024 gene encoding probable inactive receptor kinase At2g26730: protein MPVVNFVCVFLVSVVMFNSRVSSEPVEDKQALLAFISGIRHADRVKWNSSTSACDWFGVQCDANRSFVYTLRLPGAALIGSILPNTIGRLNRLRVLSLRANRLSGEIPADFSNLTQLRSLYLQGNEFTGPFPPSVTRLTRLTRLDLSSNNFTGPIPLGVNSLTQLTGLFLQNNKFSGSLPSIDSDGLNDFNVSNNNLNGSIPDSLSKFPESSFAGNIGLCGGPLPPCNPFPPSPSPTEPIPPTTSGQSSKSLPTGAIIAIALGSAIVALLLLLFLIICLRKWKRKSPRRQKAIPSTTHASPEEEAGTSSSKDDITGGSTEIERMMNNKLVFFKGGVYSFDLEDLMRASAEMLGKGSTGTSYKVVLAVGTTVAVKRLKDVAVSKREFVMKMGMLGKIMHENVVPLRAFYYSDEEKLLVYDYMHGGSLFALLQGSRNSVRTPLEWDHRIKIALSVARGLAHLHSSQNMIHGNIKSSNILLRPDHEACISEFGLNSLFNTNTPPSRIGGYQAPEVIQTHKVTVKSDVYSFGVLLLELLTGRAPIQPSITEEGFDLPRWVQSVVREEWAAEVFDAELMAYHNIEEEMVQALQIAMVCVSTVPDQRPVMSEVARMIGDMIDRGGTNGGTAAAI, encoded by the exons ATGCCGGTCGTGAATTTTGTCTGTGTTTTTTTAGTTTCAGTTGTGATGTTTAATTCGAGAGTAAGCTCAGAACCGGTTGAAGACAAGCAAGCTCTACTTGCTTTCATTTCGGGAATTAGACATGCCGACCGGGTTAAATGGAATTCATCGACCTCAGCCTGTGATTGGTTCGGTGTTCAATGCGATGCCAACCGGTCTTTCGTCTACACTTTACGGCTCCCCGGTGCGGCCCTCATCGGTTCGATTCTGCCCAATACAATCGGTCGGTTGAACCGACTTCGAGTTTTAAGTCTACGAGCAAACCGTTTGTCCGGTGAGATCCCTGCCGATTTCTCCAATTTGACTCAGCTCCGTAGCCTTTATTTGCAAGGTAACGAGTTCACCGGTCCGTTCCCACCTAGTGTGACTCGTTTAACTCGTTTGACTCGCCTTGATCTTTCTTCTAATAATTTCACCGGTCCAATTCCTTTGGGTGTCAACAGTTTGACTCAGTTGACCGGACTCTTCTTGCAAAATAACAAGTTTTCCGGTTCTCTCCCGAGCATCGACTCGGACGGTTTAAACGATTTCAATGTGTCTAACAACAACCTTAATGGTTCAATTCCCGATTCGTTATCTAAATTCCCCGAATCTTCATTCGCCGGAAACATTGGGCTTTGCGGCGGTCCACTCCCGCCATGTAACCCATTTCCTCCATCTCCATCTCCGACCGAGCCCATTCCGCCCACAACTTCCGGTCAAAGCTCGAAAAGCCTTCCCACCGGCGCCATCATTGCCATTGCCTTGGGGTCAGCAATTGTTGCGTTACTGTTATTACTATTCCTCATTATCTGCCTCCGTAAATGGAAACGGAAGTCACCAAGGCGGCAGAAGGCGATACCATCGACGACACATGCAAGTCCGGAGGAGGAGGCGGGGACTTCCTCGTCGAAAGATGATATAACCGGAGGCTCAACGGAAATCGAAAGGATGATGAATAATAAGCTCGTGTTCTTCAAAGGTGGCGTTTACAGTTTCGATTTGGAGGATTTGATGAGGGCGTCGGCTGAAATGTTGGGAAAAGGCAGCACCGGAACGTCGTACAAGGTGGTTTTAGCGGTGGGGACGACGGTGGCAGTTAAACGGTTGAAAGACGTGGCGGTTAGTAAACGAGAGTTCGTAATGAAGATGGGAATGTTGGGTAAAATCATGCATGAAAACGTGGTTCCTTTGAGAGCGTTTTATTATTCCGACGAGGAGAAATTGCTGGTTTATGATTACATGCATGGTGGTAGCTTGTTTGCGCTGCTTCAAG GTAGCAGAAACTCGGTTCGTACACCGTTAGAATGGGACCACCGGATAAAAATAGCCCTAAGCGTGGCTAGAGGCCTCGCGCACCTCCACAGTTCACAAAACATGATCCACGGCAACATTAAATCTTCCAACATCCTTCTCCGACCAGACCACGAAGCCTGCATCTCAGAGTTTGGTCTTAACTCTCTTTTCAACACCAACACTCCACCTAGTCGCATCGGGGGTTACCAAGCACCTGAAGTAATTCAAACCCATAAAGTTACGGTGAAATCAGACGTTTATAGTTTCGGGGTGTTATTATTGGAATTATTAACCGGTAGGGCACCAATCCAACCATCAATAACTGAAGAAGGGTTTGATCTTCCGCGTTGGGTCCAATCCGTGGTTCGGGAGGAATGGGCCGCCGAGGTGTTTGACGCAGAGTTAATGGCATACCACAACATCGAGGAAGAAATGGTGCAAGCGTTACAGATTGCAATGGTTTGTGTCTCAACAGTGCCCGATCAAAGACCCGTCATGTCGGAAGTGGCACGTATGATCGGAGATATGATCGATAGAGGGGGAACAAATGGCGGTACGGCAGCCGCCATATGA